One segment of Olsenella uli DSM 7084 DNA contains the following:
- a CDS encoding TfoX/Sxy family protein gives MASSEEYLEFVLGLLRDVPSVTHRKMMGEYLLYSEGVLFGGVYDDRFLLKDVPAARAVFPLEQTPYEGAKAMLLVDIENPSEIASVIADMIPEVKNPKKRR, from the coding sequence ATGGCAAGCAGCGAAGAATACCTCGAATTCGTCCTTGGTCTGCTGCGGGACGTCCCCTCTGTTACCCATCGGAAGATGATGGGCGAATATCTCCTGTACAGCGAAGGCGTTCTTTTTGGAGGCGTTTACGACGACAGATTTCTGCTGAAGGATGTACCTGCAGCCCGCGCCGTGTTCCCGTTAGAGCAAACACCCTACGAGGGAGCTAAGGCTATGCTCCTCGTCGATATTGAAAACCCAAGCGAGATTGCGAGCGTGATTGCCGACATGATACCCGAGGTGAAAAATCCAAAGAAGAGGCGCTGA
- a CDS encoding NYN domain-containing protein — protein sequence MSEANQSSLAVLIDYENLALGTGRRKRNGHQEPGPRPDAKRILERLVDKGRITAKRAYCDWQRFDDAITPLHELGIELIEIPDRAFTGKNSADIRLAVDAMEMCLTKDHIDTFAILSGDSDFSPLVAKLKEFGKTVIGVGMKESTSTLLAEVCDEFLFYEDIVSAGGVPDFTQKVSKDKHPCYQLLFETIDALQGESDSAVLASRLKDTMKRKRPQFSERSYGYRSFSMLLREASKLGFIDIHQDLRSGTVMVDGFCE from the coding sequence ATGAGTGAAGCAAACCAGAGCTCCCTGGCGGTTCTCATAGACTACGAGAACCTGGCGCTGGGAACGGGCCGCCGCAAGCGCAACGGCCACCAGGAGCCGGGTCCGCGCCCCGACGCCAAGCGCATCCTGGAGCGCCTCGTCGACAAGGGCCGCATCACGGCCAAGCGCGCCTACTGTGACTGGCAGCGCTTCGATGACGCCATCACGCCCCTCCACGAGCTGGGCATCGAGCTCATCGAGATACCCGACCGCGCCTTCACGGGCAAGAACTCCGCCGACATCCGCCTGGCGGTCGATGCGATGGAGATGTGCCTGACCAAGGACCACATCGACACCTTTGCCATCCTGTCCGGCGACTCGGACTTCTCGCCGCTCGTCGCCAAGCTCAAGGAGTTTGGCAAGACCGTGATCGGCGTGGGCATGAAGGAGTCCACCAGCACGCTTCTGGCCGAGGTCTGCGACGAGTTCCTGTTCTACGAGGACATCGTGAGCGCCGGCGGCGTGCCCGACTTCACGCAGAAGGTCAGCAAGGACAAGCATCCCTGCTACCAGCTGCTGTTCGAGACCATCGACGCGCTTCAGGGCGAGAGCGACAGCGCCGTCCTGGCGTCGCGCCTGAAGGACACCATGAAGCGCAAGCGCCCGCAGTTCTCCGAGAGAAGCTATGGCTACCGGTCGTTCTCGATGCTGCTGCGCGAGGCCTCCAAGCTGGGCTTCATCGACATACACCAGGACCTTCGGAGCGGAACCGTCATGGTAGACGGCTTCTGCGAGTGA
- a CDS encoding nucleotidyl transferase AbiEii/AbiGii toxin family protein, whose product MYKSAAALEMAVKAAALSSPLNTSRAISSFYFHRFLCRVFAGGNDAFVLKGGQSMLARTIDARATRDIDLLATRGDLDEALRSLIGLAQENMDDFVTFEFAGSRPIKAEDEHRSGLSVRFIPIIGSKRMQQIAIDLVIEEIPLEDTELIAPVDRIDIEGLQTCDYLVYPVENALADKLCALAEKHGGRVSSRVKDLVDIAIYATTCSINGDKLQKCVHREAAVRRVALPKSFAIPEGWDESHEGRFEKMCLQTGLADSFWSIDASAKLARRLFDPALAGLANDMTWSPQKTAWEE is encoded by the coding sequence ATGTACAAAAGCGCCGCTGCTCTGGAAATGGCGGTCAAGGCCGCTGCTTTATCATCTCCCCTCAACACGAGCAGGGCCATCTCCTCCTTCTATTTCCACCGGTTCCTCTGCCGCGTGTTCGCCGGCGGTAACGATGCGTTTGTCCTCAAAGGCGGCCAGTCGATGCTCGCCCGCACGATCGATGCGAGGGCGACGCGCGACATCGACCTGCTGGCGACAAGGGGCGACCTCGACGAAGCGCTCCGAAGCCTCATCGGACTGGCGCAGGAGAATATGGATGACTTCGTCACTTTCGAGTTCGCCGGATCGAGGCCCATCAAGGCCGAAGACGAACACCGCAGCGGCCTCTCCGTGAGGTTCATCCCCATCATCGGCTCAAAGCGCATGCAGCAGATTGCGATCGACCTCGTCATCGAAGAAATTCCCCTCGAGGACACAGAGCTCATTGCACCCGTGGACAGAATCGACATTGAGGGGCTGCAGACTTGCGACTATCTCGTCTACCCCGTGGAGAATGCATTGGCAGACAAGCTTTGCGCCTTGGCTGAAAAGCACGGCGGAAGAGTATCCTCGCGAGTGAAAGACCTGGTCGACATTGCAATCTACGCGACGACGTGCTCCATCAATGGAGATAAGTTGCAGAAATGCGTGCATCGCGAAGCAGCCGTCCGAAGGGTAGCCCTGCCGAAATCCTTCGCCATTCCCGAAGGCTGGGATGAATCCCATGAGGGGCGGTTCGAGAAGATGTGCTTGCAGACGGGATTAGCTGATTCGTTTTGGAGCATTGACGCGTCGGCTAAGCTCGCCCGCAGACTTTTCGACCCCGCTCTTGCCGGTTTGGCAAATGACATGACGTGGAGTCCGCAAAAGACAGCTTGGGAGGAGTAA
- a CDS encoding purine-nucleoside phosphorylase, producing MRVIVSECLRGVACRYDGGAKPVSAVQELCEKVDVVGVCPEVASGLPVPRPPAEQVDGRVILKDGSDVTEDFKRGADISLGRAKASGAPLAVLKAKSPSCGVGVIYDGSHTGKLTKGDGILAHLLQEEGICVVTEDIVKSCKPSVEHPVAIVLGTGLGHLGSLVKPARHIDYHDIDGFPDEARPMAGHSFQAAVGTIDDVPVVVYPGRIHLYQGYSAMEITSLVRHAHHLGCRDIIFACATGSVPGNASTGLGILTDQINLTGRNPLAEWDEIREVETPFVGMTDAYTPYLRTLARGVADDLGISVEEGVYAGTLGPTFETPAEIGMLRMLGVSYVGMSTVCEVIMAHALGMNVLGLTLAANESGDATVTHESVLAEAGRHADDFERLVRGVLHLL from the coding sequence GTGCGCGTCATCGTGAGCGAGTGCCTGAGGGGCGTCGCGTGCCGCTACGACGGGGGAGCCAAGCCCGTCTCGGCCGTGCAGGAGCTCTGCGAGAAGGTCGACGTCGTGGGCGTCTGCCCCGAAGTGGCCAGCGGGCTGCCCGTGCCCCGTCCGCCTGCAGAGCAGGTGGACGGGCGTGTGATATTGAAGGACGGCAGCGACGTGACGGAGGACTTCAAACGCGGGGCTGACATCTCGCTCGGGAGGGCCAAGGCCTCTGGTGCGCCGCTCGCGGTTCTCAAGGCCAAGAGCCCCTCATGCGGCGTCGGGGTCATCTACGATGGAAGCCATACCGGCAAGTTGACCAAGGGAGACGGCATCCTTGCCCATCTCCTGCAGGAGGAGGGGATCTGCGTGGTAACCGAGGACATCGTCAAGAGCTGCAAGCCGTCCGTCGAACATCCCGTGGCGATCGTGTTGGGCACGGGCCTCGGCCACCTGGGTTCGCTGGTCAAGCCCGCTCGCCACATCGACTACCACGACATAGACGGCTTTCCCGACGAGGCCCGCCCCATGGCTGGCCACAGCTTCCAGGCTGCCGTCGGTACGATAGACGATGTGCCCGTGGTCGTCTATCCCGGGCGCATCCACCTGTACCAGGGATACAGCGCCATGGAAATCACTTCGCTGGTGCGTCACGCGCATCACCTGGGCTGCCGTGACATCATCTTTGCCTGCGCCACGGGTTCCGTTCCCGGAAACGCCAGCACGGGCCTGGGCATCCTTACCGACCAGATCAACCTCACCGGGCGCAACCCCCTGGCCGAGTGGGACGAGATCCGCGAGGTCGAGACGCCATTCGTGGGCATGACCGACGCCTACACCCCCTACCTGCGCACGCTCGCCCGCGGCGTGGCGGACGACCTGGGCATATCCGTGGAGGAGGGCGTCTACGCCGGCACGCTCGGGCCCACCTTCGAGACGCCCGCCGAGATCGGCATGCTCAGGATGCTGGGCGTCTCCTATGTGGGCATGTCCACCGTCTGCGAAGTCATCATGGCGCACGCCCTGGGCATGAACGTGCTGGGGCTTACGTTGGCAGCCAACGAGTCCGGTGATGCCACCGTCACGCATGAGAGCGTCCTGGCCGAGGCCGGCAGGCATGCCGATGACTTCGAGCGTCTGGTTCGCGGCGTGCTGCACCTGCTGTAG
- a CDS encoding NAD(P)-dependent oxidoreductase: protein MAVQKIRRVAFVGTGIMGAPIAGHVLDAGFGLTVHNRSREKADGLVARGATWADSPAAAAAEADVVFTMVGYPDDVEDVYLGAGGILEAAKKGAWLVDLTTSSPTLARELHDAAEVVGKHAFDCPVTGGQSGAEAGTLTLMVGAGEDDARILLPVLESFSSKVYYFGAAGRGQAAKLCNQVSLASCMMGYADALALAEQSGLDLDQVVDMMCDGMGGSAAMERLAPKSVAGDFRPGFLAEHLRKDLGLALMRADDLDLTLPGAETAFNLYDTLCTVGGSRLGTQAISLLYADEQTGFAAGLDWSRLDASEWEDEPGCAHDHCDHDHRGDGHGHCEHDHCGCGHHHGEA, encoded by the coding sequence ATGGCAGTTCAGAAGATCCGCAGGGTCGCGTTCGTCGGGACCGGCATCATGGGCGCCCCCATCGCGGGCCACGTCTTGGACGCAGGCTTTGGCCTGACGGTCCACAACCGCAGCAGGGAGAAGGCAGACGGCCTCGTCGCCCGTGGCGCCACCTGGGCCGACAGTCCCGCCGCAGCCGCTGCCGAGGCGGACGTCGTCTTCACGATGGTAGGCTACCCGGATGACGTGGAGGACGTCTATCTGGGCGCAGGGGGCATACTCGAGGCGGCCAAGAAGGGGGCTTGGCTCGTCGATCTCACGACCAGCTCTCCGACGCTTGCGCGCGAGCTGCATGATGCCGCCGAGGTCGTGGGCAAGCATGCCTTCGACTGCCCCGTCACGGGCGGCCAGTCGGGCGCCGAGGCCGGTACCCTGACACTGATGGTCGGTGCCGGGGAGGACGACGCACGCATCCTCCTCCCCGTGCTCGAGAGCTTCTCGTCCAAGGTCTACTACTTCGGCGCAGCCGGCAGGGGCCAGGCGGCCAAGCTCTGCAACCAGGTGTCGCTGGCGTCGTGCATGATGGGCTATGCCGATGCGCTGGCGCTGGCCGAGCAGTCCGGGCTCGACCTCGACCAGGTCGTCGACATGATGTGCGACGGCATGGGTGGGTCGGCCGCCATGGAGCGCCTGGCGCCCAAGTCCGTCGCCGGCGACTTCAGGCCCGGCTTCTTGGCGGAGCACCTGCGCAAGGACCTGGGGCTTGCCCTGATGCGCGCAGACGACCTCGACCTTACGCTCCCGGGCGCCGAGACGGCCTTCAACCTGTACGACACCCTCTGCACCGTAGGCGGCTCCCGCCTGGGGACCCAGGCGATCTCCCTGCTCTACGCCGACGAGCAGACGGGCTTCGCAGCTGGCTTGGACTGGTCGCGCCTGGACGCGAGCGAGTGGGAGGACGAGCCCGGATGCGCTCACGACCATTGCGACCATGACCACCGCGGTGACGGCCATGGCCACTGCGAGCACGACCACTGCGGCTGCGGGCACCACCATGGGGAGGCCTAG
- a CDS encoding helix-turn-helix domain-containing protein, giving the protein MDALPAGMLMARKQVADACGMSLSTTGRLLASLERKGLVERSGAGRGARDSRRT; this is encoded by the coding sequence TTGGATGCGCTTCCAGCGGGAATGCTCATGGCTCGCAAGCAGGTTGCGGATGCATGCGGCATGAGCCTCTCGACAACGGGGCGCCTGCTCGCTTCGCTCGAGCGGAAGGGCCTGGTGGAGCGTAGCGGTGCAGGAAGAGGAGCGAGGGATTCACGTAGAACGTGA
- a CDS encoding type IV toxin-antitoxin system AbiEi family antitoxin domain-containing protein codes for MSNSNHIEAIAQLSESESIFTTAQARRMGIPRDALHDAVESGRIERIVRGAYRMVGSGSSFTDELAAIWKLTEPAKFTHERLRASEWDGIVVGGSTASALLEIGDLHLSPYRLYAPKRINTRNPSASFAKRTVPRSDVMFSHDLPVTRPERTVFDLVVDDEDLSLIADVLKDAWHANRDFDFKRLAGLLRSHYGEARAESLYRGLLEDSGLRDKEGTP; via the coding sequence ATGAGTAATTCGAACCACATAGAGGCTATCGCACAACTCTCGGAATCCGAGAGCATCTTCACTACGGCGCAGGCGAGACGCATGGGCATCCCCCGCGATGCCCTGCACGATGCAGTCGAGTCCGGCCGCATCGAGAGGATCGTGCGCGGAGCCTACCGTATGGTCGGCTCTGGCTCATCCTTCACTGACGAGCTCGCAGCGATATGGAAGCTTACCGAGCCGGCGAAGTTCACTCACGAGAGGCTGCGTGCCTCCGAGTGGGACGGCATCGTTGTCGGGGGATCCACCGCATCGGCTCTTCTCGAGATAGGCGACCTCCACCTCTCGCCATACCGGCTCTACGCCCCCAAGAGGATAAATACGAGGAACCCGTCAGCGAGCTTCGCAAAGCGCACGGTGCCCCGAAGCGACGTGATGTTTTCCCACGACCTGCCGGTGACTCGGCCTGAGCGCACCGTGTTCGACCTCGTCGTGGACGACGAGGACTTGTCTTTGATCGCCGACGTGTTGAAGGATGCATGGCATGCAAACCGCGACTTCGACTTTAAAAGGCTCGCCGGCCTCCTGAGAAGCCACTACGGAGAAGCGAGAGCAGAGAGCCTCTACCGAGGCCTTCTGGAGGATTCGGGCCTGAGGGATAAGGAGGGGACGCCATAA
- a CDS encoding Nmad3 family putative nucleotide modification protein has translation MLMSKRDSAKDGHEGVAHTYGRKVILSRKGFDSSAGGKASPVFFEDTRDLAGTLLSLPIPDGDARDSYADLEYDGMGYDQVVSSLKAKNKTAKCHVDPDIREGTRREQPRDWKPAFGQTGKAQKQLCNAGVMKGDLFLFFGWFRGVMRTKDGALRYMSKGRDFRRSENSDDWYRFSDLQVIWGYMEVGAILTDSEEIRQYYWHPHAQPGKLDGDNNTLYIPTQRLSFAPGLPGYGTLDFARGRVLTKEGMTRSGWIPYPFLMPEHVSGNRKNGFRPKTGQSAGDVLMYGGQWQELVCYESDGLLDRAKSLICGQ, from the coding sequence ATGCTGATGAGCAAGCGCGACTCTGCGAAAGACGGGCACGAGGGAGTCGCCCACACTTACGGCAGGAAGGTCATCCTCTCGCGCAAGGGATTCGATAGCAGTGCGGGAGGAAAAGCTAGTCCGGTTTTCTTCGAGGACACACGCGACCTCGCGGGTACGCTCCTCTCGCTTCCCATCCCAGATGGTGATGCCCGAGACTCGTATGCTGACCTGGAGTATGACGGAATGGGGTACGACCAGGTCGTCTCGTCTCTCAAAGCCAAAAACAAGACGGCCAAGTGCCACGTGGACCCCGATATCCGCGAGGGGACACGCAGAGAACAGCCTCGCGACTGGAAGCCCGCGTTTGGACAGACGGGAAAGGCGCAGAAGCAGCTGTGTAACGCTGGCGTCATGAAGGGAGACCTCTTCCTGTTCTTTGGGTGGTTCAGAGGCGTCATGAGAACCAAGGATGGGGCGCTGCGGTATATGAGCAAGGGTCGCGACTTTCGCCGCAGCGAGAACTCCGATGACTGGTACCGCTTCTCTGACCTCCAGGTTATATGGGGCTACATGGAGGTTGGCGCCATCCTCACCGATTCCGAGGAGATACGCCAGTACTACTGGCATCCGCACGCACAGCCTGGCAAACTCGATGGCGACAACAACACCCTGTATATTCCCACCCAACGATTGAGCTTCGCTCCAGGGCTTCCGGGCTACGGTACCCTGGATTTTGCCCGAGGCCGCGTGCTGACAAAGGAGGGTATGACGAGAAGCGGGTGGATTCCCTACCCCTTCCTCATGCCAGAGCACGTGAGCGGCAATCGGAAGAACGGCTTCCGCCCCAAGACGGGGCAGAGCGCGGGGGACGTGCTCATGTACGGGGGACAGTGGCAGGAACTTGTCTGCTACGAATCCGATGGCCTTCTCGACCGGGCCAAATCACTGATCTGCGGGCAGTAG